A genomic stretch from Planctomycetaceae bacterium includes:
- a CDS encoding biopolymer transporter ExbD, translated as MFDDDSGFKKKKKVAEGELDITPMIDVTFLLLIFFMVTSTMQATPDRDIPPALSGLSENPSAMLELVISPPLTAGGEPEIMLEGRKMNIEELKVAIAQEASVKEAEIMVMAEREVPNGMIGDVESALAEIENVTYHFAVQDRK; from the coding sequence GTGTTTGATGACGACAGCGGGTTCAAGAAGAAAAAGAAGGTTGCCGAAGGCGAGCTCGACATCACCCCGATGATCGACGTGACGTTTCTGCTTCTGATTTTCTTCATGGTCACCTCAACGATGCAGGCCACGCCCGATCGTGACATCCCCCCTGCACTTTCCGGGTTGTCAGAGAATCCTTCTGCCATGCTGGAGCTTGTCATCAGCCCGCCGTTGACGGCCGGTGGTGAGCCCGAAATTATGCTGGAAGGCCGGAAAATGAATATCGAAGAGCTGAAAGTGGCGATCGCCCAGGAGGCATCCGTGAAAGAAGCGGAGATCATGGTGATGGCAGAACGAGAAGTTCCGAATGGTATGATTGGTGATGTCGAATCTGCGCTGGCTGAGATTGAGAACGTCACGTATCACTTTGCCGTGCAGGACAGAAAGTAG
- a CDS encoding PQQ-binding-like beta-propeller repeat protein translates to MAAEEYDDDELYDDDVEAVEEQEVREQREKGRKHLARGRMAQLGDRIAGGAARPGEQEVTRSPFVLILTGGVLGLGLLAGIFYYIIGREDEARTLKEAMTAYDQQKYAEAEQLLLNFMKVYPESPSSDKVRLTLHKSRVEKYIMTTTPDVPKGFEEFENLIRIGKDLTGFDEERDNLKRYADRLAFAGARVGEILQKQEPLDISIKSLQKLQQFYGEQGVPKDREEELIRRQRIAEAAIAKRGSYDTAVAQIKEFLEAGRTVDALASREALIRQYPVLSDDADVAKLLTEILTREQDLVVQTSVGTPASTSDDGPVARSLSLTLTSETDSVSQKRSVFGLGIDSVFALDSETGRPNWKRVIGENPAFSPVPVKGSEDGLLLHSPRTNEIAMLRQADGSLLWRQSIEGRPVGQPLIHEQQIYLTTDRGELWQFPVSDGRASVRLTFTQPVVGPPALTRDGRSLLIPGNQMMVYTLGLNPLKCTAVSYINYSPGAVQVPIVPAGDVYVLCDNNTADKCRIRVLSLEESTGRLSVRHSEVVDGVVRDPCLLRGRDLFVPSSPQRVTAFRITDDPEQTPLSRIGANQLEGGTQTRMFLLAGSGGQLWLAGRDLRKFQTRTNALLLDSGTTAEGIHLQPIQFLDEGVFLNSRRETLSSVEFTRADPESMVGIWRTVTGSNVIAVGESATGESLLALTDYGHMYRMTPDSVAQGGFATETVSEFRLPDKLASAIDGLRLQDGRLAAWAGDDEPAVWTFSPTGQFERKWPLAAAPETNGVTISAGLVLGLPGRIHLTANSSGASEDYRSAQNGGEQSGWKSLTAVSDTQVLAVDAQNQLIRVEYRDNPRPHLAEISVTKTVHSIDVAPAVGNGLLFVASAEGKLVMMQASSLEVLAEVDLGAVPAQSAFVSGDRVFINLANRELRTFAIDNGLQQCGSTDLEGSGLAGTPNRLSSGELLLARTDGTLVRLTADGLPSGEAVRLGQRLKRGPVLLNGRYFAVAIDGSFYQLPAEMTK, encoded by the coding sequence GTGGCAGCGGAAGAATACGACGACGACGAACTCTATGATGACGACGTCGAAGCAGTAGAAGAGCAGGAAGTCCGGGAGCAGCGCGAGAAAGGTCGCAAGCACCTGGCACGCGGTCGGATGGCTCAGCTTGGCGACCGCATCGCGGGCGGCGCTGCGCGACCTGGTGAGCAGGAAGTAACCCGGTCTCCGTTCGTCCTGATATTAACCGGGGGCGTCCTTGGTCTCGGGTTGCTCGCTGGGATTTTTTACTACATCATCGGTCGCGAAGACGAAGCGAGAACGCTCAAAGAGGCAATGACGGCTTACGATCAGCAGAAGTATGCCGAAGCAGAACAGCTTCTGTTGAATTTCATGAAGGTCTATCCGGAGAGCCCTTCGTCCGACAAAGTGCGATTGACACTGCATAAGTCCCGGGTCGAAAAGTACATCATGACGACCACACCGGACGTTCCGAAAGGGTTCGAAGAATTCGAAAACCTGATTCGGATCGGGAAGGACCTGACCGGTTTTGATGAAGAACGCGATAACCTGAAGCGATATGCCGATCGCCTGGCATTTGCTGGCGCTCGCGTTGGTGAAATCCTGCAGAAGCAGGAACCTCTGGACATCAGTATTAAGTCGCTTCAGAAGCTTCAGCAGTTTTACGGTGAACAGGGAGTCCCCAAGGATCGTGAAGAGGAATTGATTCGCCGTCAGCGAATCGCCGAAGCCGCAATTGCAAAACGCGGCAGTTACGACACCGCCGTTGCACAGATCAAGGAATTCCTTGAGGCTGGCCGGACGGTGGACGCTCTGGCTTCCCGCGAAGCGCTGATCCGTCAGTATCCGGTGTTGAGTGATGATGCCGATGTCGCGAAGTTGCTGACAGAGATTCTGACGCGTGAGCAGGACCTGGTCGTGCAGACGAGTGTCGGGACGCCAGCCTCAACTTCAGATGACGGCCCGGTCGCCCGTTCCCTTTCGCTGACTCTGACCTCTGAAACGGATAGTGTGTCACAGAAACGCAGCGTGTTCGGACTGGGCATCGACAGCGTCTTTGCTCTGGACTCTGAAACCGGTCGGCCAAACTGGAAACGCGTGATCGGAGAGAATCCGGCGTTTTCACCTGTTCCGGTGAAAGGCAGTGAAGATGGTCTGCTTCTTCACAGTCCGCGGACAAATGAGATCGCGATGTTGCGGCAAGCCGACGGTAGTCTGCTGTGGCGGCAATCGATCGAAGGACGCCCGGTAGGACAGCCTCTTATCCATGAGCAGCAGATTTATCTGACAACCGACCGAGGTGAGCTTTGGCAGTTCCCCGTTTCGGATGGTCGAGCCTCTGTGCGATTGACGTTTACTCAACCCGTTGTCGGTCCCCCCGCCCTGACCCGCGATGGGCGTTCCCTGCTGATTCCAGGGAACCAGATGATGGTGTACACCCTGGGTTTGAACCCGCTCAAATGCACTGCAGTTTCCTACATTAATTACTCTCCCGGGGCGGTGCAGGTTCCCATTGTTCCGGCAGGTGACGTCTACGTTTTGTGCGACAATAACACTGCAGACAAGTGTCGAATTCGTGTGCTCAGTCTCGAGGAATCCACAGGGCGGCTCAGTGTTCGACACAGTGAAGTTGTTGATGGTGTCGTGCGTGATCCCTGCCTGCTTCGCGGCCGCGACTTGTTTGTTCCATCATCACCACAACGTGTGACGGCCTTTCGCATCACGGATGATCCTGAACAGACTCCTCTGTCTCGTATCGGTGCGAACCAGCTTGAGGGCGGTACTCAGACCCGGATGTTTCTTCTCGCAGGGTCGGGCGGCCAACTTTGGCTTGCCGGTCGTGACCTGCGAAAGTTTCAGACACGAACAAATGCATTGCTGCTGGATTCCGGAACCACGGCCGAAGGCATCCATCTGCAGCCAATTCAGTTTCTGGATGAAGGCGTATTTTTAAATAGTCGCCGCGAGACCCTTTCATCTGTGGAGTTCACGCGCGCGGACCCGGAGAGCATGGTCGGGATCTGGAGAACAGTGACCGGTTCCAATGTCATTGCCGTTGGTGAATCCGCGACAGGTGAATCACTTCTGGCATTGACGGATTATGGTCACATGTATCGGATGACTCCGGACAGTGTTGCTCAGGGTGGCTTTGCCACGGAAACGGTCAGTGAATTTCGGCTTCCGGACAAGCTTGCCTCGGCCATCGATGGTCTTCGCCTGCAGGACGGACGATTGGCAGCCTGGGCTGGTGACGATGAACCGGCGGTCTGGACATTCAGTCCTACAGGGCAATTCGAAAGGAAATGGCCGCTCGCGGCAGCGCCGGAAACGAATGGAGTTACGATCAGCGCGGGACTGGTGCTTGGATTGCCGGGGCGAATTCACCTCACGGCAAATTCCTCCGGGGCTTCAGAAGATTATCGATCTGCTCAGAATGGCGGAGAACAATCCGGCTGGAAAAGCCTGACGGCAGTGTCAGACACCCAGGTGCTGGCAGTCGATGCGCAGAATCAATTGATCCGCGTGGAGTATCGTGACAATCCTCGACCGCATTTGGCTGAAATCAGTGTGACTAAAACCGTGCATTCGATTGATGTGGCTCCGGCCGTTGGCAATGGATTGCTGTTTGTCGCATCAGCGGAAGGCAAGCTGGTGATGATGCAGGCTTCATCACTGGAAGTGCTCGCGGAAGTTGACCTTGGCGCTGTCCCTGCTCAGTCTGCCTTCGTGAGTGGTGATCGCGTCTTCATCAATCTGGCCAACCGCGAGCTGCGAACATTTGCGATTGACAACGGGCTGCAGCAATGTGGCTCGACAGACTTGGAAGGCAGTGGTCTGGCGGGTACGCCAAACCGCCTCTCGTCGGGAGAGCTGTTACTGGCTCGAACAGACGGGACGCTGGTTCGATTGACAGCAGACGGTTTGCCTTCCGGAGAGGCTGTTCGACTTGGTCAGCGGCTGAAGCGTGGACCTGTCCTGCTGAATGGACGGTATTTTGCAGTTGCCATTGATGGAAGTTTCTACCAGCTTCCAGCAGAAATGACAAAGTGA
- a CDS encoding MotA/TolQ/ExbB proton channel family protein, with protein MQTSLLSFDRIVPLAKMDIGPILTFLENFIWVGMAGSAGFGLYCVILLMRRVGQKRFPSAAAEQAFLEDVGDQLEQGNFEGVQQICDTPELWARAVPQLIQIAVLNRDLPIKKVRQLMGERFERDVLASMEQMAFWVATVVKTAPMLGLLGTVVGMINAFGKIAGAKDSGIEPSALAGDISFALFTTAAGLAIAIPLVVLGAAASVRMTKLQDTVQESLGVFLDDLEAAQARR; from the coding sequence ATGCAGACCAGCTTACTGTCGTTTGATCGGATTGTTCCGCTGGCCAAGATGGATATCGGGCCCATCCTTACGTTCCTGGAGAACTTCATTTGGGTGGGTATGGCCGGTTCAGCTGGTTTTGGCCTTTACTGCGTGATACTGCTGATGCGGCGCGTCGGTCAGAAGCGTTTCCCGAGTGCTGCTGCAGAGCAGGCGTTTCTGGAAGATGTGGGAGATCAGCTGGAACAGGGTAATTTCGAAGGAGTGCAGCAGATTTGTGACACACCGGAACTCTGGGCGCGCGCAGTTCCTCAATTGATCCAGATCGCGGTGTTGAATCGTGACCTGCCGATCAAGAAGGTCCGCCAGTTGATGGGAGAGCGGTTTGAACGTGATGTTCTGGCAAGTATGGAGCAGATGGCATTCTGGGTGGCGACGGTTGTCAAGACTGCTCCGATGCTTGGGCTGCTTGGTACCGTCGTCGGGATGATCAACGCGTTCGGCAAGATTGCGGGAGCGAAGGATTCGGGGATCGAGCCAAGTGCATTGGCGGGAGACATCAGCTTCGCCCTTTTCACCACGGCTGCAGGCCTGGCGATTGCTATTCCTCTGGTGGTCCTGGGAGCCGCTGCATCCGTCCGTATGACAAAGCTGCAGGACACGGTTCAGGAAAGTCTGGGTGTGTTCCTTGACGATCTCGAGGCGGCTCAGGCGCGTCGGTGA
- the proB gene encoding glutamate 5-kinase has product MHDVVRNEVFQSCRSVIIKIGTNVLTTDDDRLDRDRICSIAAQIDRIIKTGRKVVLVSSGAVGAGIGILGLNRRPDSLPELQAAAAIGQPHLMRTWDDALAETGHRTAQVLLTVNDFRNRQRYLNVRNTIRTLFEFDVIPIVNENDTVSIREIAVGDNDQLASMLATLLPNPLLIILSGIDGLYDGPPSHPDSQVVPLVSRPDESLLSMVAAEQSSRGRGGMGSKLKAILSATSMGESVVLASGKQPHVLDAVREGTATGTLFLASGNAMPAWKRWIGFTATPAACIVVDDGACRAVRDNGRSLLAVGVVEVRGDFEPGEVVGLISPRGVEFARGLVNYSSEELSQILGCRSERIAANLGHVPFGEVVHRDNLALTGK; this is encoded by the coding sequence ATGCACGATGTCGTTCGAAATGAAGTGTTTCAATCCTGTCGTTCTGTCATCATCAAGATTGGGACGAATGTACTGACAACAGATGACGACCGCCTGGATCGCGATCGAATCTGCAGTATCGCGGCACAGATCGATCGAATTATCAAGACAGGACGTAAGGTCGTTCTGGTATCCAGCGGTGCCGTGGGGGCGGGGATCGGAATCCTTGGCCTCAATCGACGCCCGGATTCATTGCCGGAATTGCAGGCCGCAGCTGCGATTGGTCAGCCACACCTGATGCGGACCTGGGACGACGCACTTGCGGAGACGGGGCATCGAACTGCCCAGGTACTGTTGACCGTCAATGATTTTCGCAATCGTCAGCGTTACCTGAACGTCCGCAACACAATTCGAACGCTGTTTGAATTTGATGTGATTCCCATTGTGAACGAAAACGATACGGTCAGCATTCGTGAAATTGCGGTGGGTGACAATGATCAGCTTGCGTCCATGCTGGCAACTTTGCTGCCGAACCCACTGCTGATCATCCTGTCGGGCATTGATGGATTGTACGACGGCCCTCCGTCGCATCCGGATAGCCAGGTCGTTCCACTGGTTTCCAGGCCAGACGAATCGTTACTGTCGATGGTTGCGGCGGAACAGAGTTCTCGCGGCCGTGGCGGAATGGGTTCCAAGCTGAAGGCGATTCTTTCTGCTACCAGCATGGGAGAATCTGTCGTGCTCGCCAGTGGAAAGCAGCCCCATGTCCTGGACGCTGTCAGAGAAGGTACTGCAACCGGGACGCTGTTTCTGGCGTCCGGCAATGCCATGCCTGCATGGAAACGATGGATTGGATTTACCGCGACACCAGCTGCCTGTATTGTCGTGGATGACGGTGCGTGCCGAGCTGTTCGGGACAATGGTCGCTCGTTGCTGGCCGTCGGTGTTGTGGAAGTGCGCGGGGATTTTGAGCCGGGCGAAGTCGTTGGTCTGATTTCGCCGCGGGGTGTCGAATTTGCCCGGGGTCTGGTCAACTATTCGTCCGAGGAGCTTTCTCAGATCCTTGGATGTCGCTCGGAACGGATTGCTGCCAACCTTGGGCATGTGCCGTTTGGAGAGGTTGTTCACCGTGACAATCTGGCCCTGACCGGCAAGTAG
- a CDS encoding ABC transporter substrate-binding protein: MLPGKQTIFEPFKSLVRYGTAVLLLLLFLPVAAAQEGQPDRTTLPKLEDMQLPSADELIQADLKNKEFDWIVLSRDGTVVVANPVFPRPDTLQRRVEERKQLEAQRPQNAAEREQRSKRLDELKYLIVTLPDDPVAEYQIPLIQVGQVILFEELMLRRVDKLLEEGRIRKAYDMLLAVDQEMPNWSETKPRFEQLLLTESALKAKDGDIYAALALLDELAARNLQHPELQPRFGEIVSPMIKQAVDESNFNKARFLIGRIERHFPEHAEARSWRKKILDLSLAKLQEAVALADQGKNAEASALAREAEAISPTTGNARATYSRLIARHQTLRVAVDSFGNQSFNFPGPLEADARHRELTAVPLFEPTAADEITYFRSSFFEKWDPSDLGREVVMTLRSTRPHWQSQPILTANQIADALGERLNPNGPLYDKRLASFVSEFSVRSPTELRLKFSRVPLNVESLLRFPVTVSRSTEDTGVSSPTLDDGSQLLSTRFVQVSGDENTRVYRRSVQEPDGLDNSQYHIAEIIERRFADRHQMVQALLRGEIDFLPSVLPWEIDAFRAAPSLVTVRKSIPVSHVITLNPMSENIPNAQLRRALSLAIDRTSILRNVVLKDPEMRHGRTSSSAWRKNSYATNPSEDVPRYDLRLAFALRFASESQLKLAEIEVLENAARARAKEAGQEFDSKQFRSEVKVDYIRLPPLRMVVEPNDGAVAAAERILVYWKKIGLDVKLIVGNEHGDPLPDTEWDLMYRRARMEEPLLDLWPLITNDTSFDIRRLDPFPDWMRQEVINLDYASSFLEAQNRLFTIHRHIAAQAFIIPLWEIDEYMVFQKSVSGFSENPVSTYQNAEHWTVRP, translated from the coding sequence ATGTTGCCCGGCAAACAAACAATCTTCGAACCGTTCAAGAGTCTGGTCCGATACGGAACGGCCGTTCTTCTGCTTCTGCTGTTCCTGCCCGTCGCTGCTGCGCAGGAAGGTCAGCCGGATCGAACCACGCTGCCAAAGCTGGAAGACATGCAGCTGCCTTCCGCGGATGAGTTGATTCAGGCAGATCTAAAGAACAAGGAATTCGACTGGATCGTTCTCAGCCGTGATGGCACTGTTGTCGTCGCTAATCCTGTGTTTCCACGCCCCGATACGCTTCAGCGGCGCGTTGAAGAACGGAAACAGCTGGAGGCGCAGCGCCCTCAGAATGCGGCCGAAAGGGAACAACGGAGTAAGCGGCTGGATGAATTGAAATACCTGATTGTGACTCTTCCCGACGACCCAGTGGCGGAATACCAGATTCCTCTCATTCAGGTTGGACAAGTCATCCTGTTTGAAGAGTTGATGTTGCGTCGAGTCGACAAGCTGCTCGAAGAAGGCCGGATTCGAAAAGCCTACGACATGCTGCTGGCAGTTGATCAGGAGATGCCCAACTGGTCAGAGACAAAGCCTCGTTTCGAGCAACTGCTTCTGACCGAATCGGCACTCAAGGCAAAGGATGGAGATATCTACGCGGCTCTAGCATTGCTGGATGAACTGGCCGCCAGAAATCTTCAACACCCTGAACTGCAGCCACGATTCGGGGAAATCGTCAGTCCAATGATCAAACAGGCGGTGGATGAATCCAACTTCAATAAGGCCCGGTTCCTTATTGGCCGCATTGAGCGACATTTCCCCGAACATGCGGAAGCCAGAAGCTGGCGAAAGAAGATTCTGGATCTGTCACTTGCGAAGCTTCAGGAAGCTGTCGCACTTGCTGATCAGGGAAAGAACGCCGAGGCTTCTGCGCTGGCCCGCGAAGCGGAAGCCATATCTCCAACCACGGGCAATGCCCGCGCCACCTACAGTCGGTTGATTGCGAGACACCAAACGTTAAGAGTTGCGGTTGATTCGTTCGGAAATCAGTCGTTCAATTTCCCCGGACCTCTGGAAGCGGATGCACGCCATCGTGAGCTGACCGCCGTCCCTTTGTTCGAACCGACGGCTGCTGACGAGATTACGTATTTCCGGTCAAGCTTCTTTGAAAAGTGGGATCCCTCCGATCTTGGTCGGGAGGTGGTCATGACACTTCGCAGTACGCGGCCTCACTGGCAATCGCAGCCGATCCTGACGGCAAATCAGATTGCGGATGCTCTGGGAGAACGTTTGAATCCGAATGGTCCACTCTACGACAAGCGACTCGCTTCGTTCGTGAGCGAATTCTCGGTTCGTTCGCCAACCGAACTGCGTTTAAAGTTTAGTCGAGTACCACTGAACGTGGAATCACTTCTCAGGTTTCCAGTCACCGTCAGCAGGAGCACCGAAGACACCGGCGTCTCTTCTCCGACTCTGGATGATGGCTCGCAACTGCTTTCAACCCGATTTGTTCAGGTGTCCGGAGATGAGAACACGCGAGTCTATCGTCGCTCGGTTCAGGAGCCGGACGGGCTGGATAATTCGCAGTATCACATAGCAGAAATCATCGAACGCCGATTTGCTGATCGGCATCAGATGGTTCAGGCATTACTTCGCGGTGAGATTGATTTTCTGCCGTCGGTACTGCCTTGGGAAATTGATGCCTTTCGCGCGGCTCCGTCTCTGGTAACTGTTCGGAAGTCTATTCCGGTTTCGCATGTGATCACATTGAACCCGATGTCCGAGAACATCCCGAACGCGCAGCTTCGTCGAGCCTTGTCGCTGGCAATCGATCGAACGTCCATCCTCAGGAATGTGGTTCTTAAGGATCCGGAAATGCGGCATGGACGAACAAGTAGTTCTGCCTGGCGAAAAAATAGTTACGCGACAAATCCGTCTGAAGATGTACCGCGCTATGACCTTCGACTGGCCTTTGCGCTTCGCTTTGCATCAGAAAGCCAGCTTAAACTTGCAGAAATTGAGGTCCTGGAGAATGCAGCAAGAGCCCGGGCGAAGGAAGCTGGTCAGGAGTTCGATTCCAAACAATTCCGCAGTGAGGTGAAGGTGGATTACATTCGACTGCCGCCGCTGCGTATGGTGGTCGAACCCAATGATGGTGCTGTTGCTGCGGCGGAACGAATCCTGGTCTACTGGAAAAAAATCGGTCTGGACGTGAAGCTGATTGTCGGGAACGAACATGGAGATCCATTGCCGGACACGGAATGGGATCTGATGTACCGCCGCGCTCGAATGGAAGAACCGTTACTGGATCTCTGGCCACTCATAACCAATGACACAAGCTTCGACATTCGCCGCCTTGATCCGTTCCCGGACTGGATGCGGCAGGAAGTCATTAACCTTGATTATGCAAGCAGCTTTCTGGAAGCACAGAATCGGCTGTTCACGATTCACCGTCACATTGCCGCTCAGGCATTCATCATTCCGCTCTGGGAAATTGATGAATACATGGTGTTTCAGAAATCCGTCTCGGGCTTTTCAGAGAATCCCGTGTCTACGTATCAGAATGCTGAGCACTGGACGGTGCGACCATGA
- a CDS encoding protein kinase, whose protein sequence is MSDLTDKTLGEFHLLRHLGSGGMADVYLAEQTSLQRYVAVKVMKPKMMALSGEKMVDRFKQEAMMAAGLNHPNIVQVYTIGQEEDLHYIAQELVQGKTLAAILQSKGRPDLSSAFHVMRQVTSALKAAGQAGIVHRDIKPENILVTKKGEVKVADFGLAQLHDPDEEGKPVREGTTMGTPLYMSPEQVGGKELDPRSDVYSLGVTFYELLSGQTPFSGKTPMEIAVQHLNTAPPPLKEKVASLPDILCRMVHRMMAKRRSLRYQSAGEVLEDLKKLITAHKQGRSLDLVKLPRLDELDRLADEEKARSGAPVARAADTFEIRGKGSSAATKAISATPIVEAVEVVAEENPVRRLPSWDDEEDEYQPRKATTEFEEMDLTPMVDVTFLLLIFFMITASFSMQKCFDVPPAKNQEGASVNPTIEPPTTGAVKVEVYPDNVMYVEGKKATNYEEVLALLEQEKGNAAGVTDLELVLDPESIHEMRIIVIDAATQAGFQRINNKMQPL, encoded by the coding sequence GTGAGCGATCTAACGGATAAAACTCTGGGAGAGTTTCATCTGCTGCGTCATCTGGGCAGCGGCGGGATGGCTGACGTTTATCTGGCAGAACAGACATCCCTGCAACGCTACGTTGCCGTCAAGGTGATGAAGCCGAAGATGATGGCTTTGTCGGGGGAAAAGATGGTCGATCGCTTCAAGCAGGAAGCGATGATGGCGGCCGGGTTGAATCATCCCAACATCGTGCAGGTCTACACCATTGGGCAGGAAGAGGATCTGCATTACATCGCTCAGGAACTTGTGCAGGGAAAGACTCTGGCTGCCATACTTCAGTCCAAGGGTCGTCCGGATCTGTCCTCTGCTTTTCATGTCATGCGCCAGGTGACATCCGCTTTGAAAGCAGCGGGGCAGGCAGGCATCGTTCATCGCGATATCAAGCCGGAAAATATTCTGGTGACCAAAAAGGGAGAAGTGAAAGTTGCTGACTTCGGTCTTGCGCAACTGCACGATCCGGACGAGGAAGGTAAGCCCGTTCGTGAGGGCACCACGATGGGGACGCCGCTGTACATGAGTCCCGAACAAGTTGGCGGTAAGGAGCTGGATCCGCGGTCTGACGTTTATTCGCTGGGAGTGACTTTTTATGAGTTGCTGTCAGGCCAGACCCCGTTTTCAGGCAAGACTCCTATGGAGATTGCCGTTCAGCATCTGAACACGGCCCCTCCTCCGCTGAAGGAGAAGGTGGCCTCACTGCCGGACATTCTTTGCCGCATGGTGCATCGGATGATGGCCAAGAGACGCTCACTGCGATATCAGTCAGCGGGTGAAGTGCTGGAAGATTTAAAGAAGTTGATTACAGCTCACAAACAGGGACGTTCGCTGGATCTGGTTAAACTGCCTCGGTTGGATGAACTGGATCGTCTGGCGGATGAAGAAAAGGCTCGTTCTGGTGCTCCGGTTGCCCGGGCTGCCGATACCTTTGAAATCAGGGGCAAGGGTTCGTCAGCCGCGACGAAAGCGATCTCAGCAACTCCGATTGTTGAAGCTGTGGAGGTGGTCGCTGAAGAGAACCCTGTTCGCCGATTGCCGTCGTGGGACGATGAGGAAGACGAATACCAGCCGCGAAAGGCGACCACAGAGTTTGAAGAAATGGATCTCACTCCCATGGTGGATGTGACGTTCCTGTTGCTGATTTTCTTCATGATTACAGCATCTTTCAGCATGCAGAAATGTTTTGATGTTCCCCCCGCCAAGAATCAGGAAGGTGCGTCCGTAAACCCAACGATTGAGCCGCCGACAACAGGAGCGGTCAAGGTGGAGGTGTATCCTGACAATGTGATGTATGTGGAAGGCAAGAAGGCGACCAACTACGAAGAAGTGCTGGCTCTGCTTGAGCAGGAAAAAGGGAATGCGGCCGGCGTGACCGACCTCGAACTGGTTCTCGACCCGGAATCCATTCATGAAATGCGGATTATTGTAATTGATGCCGCGACTCAGGCCGGATTTCAGAGAATCAACAACAAGATGCAGCCTTTGTAG